The Flavobacterium sp. HJ-32-4 genome contains a region encoding:
- a CDS encoding alpha/beta fold hydrolase, which yields METSTKPAKVPKSLQIPWPIRATVKFLASVSTPLATSFCARLFTTPLKHRPPKRELGMEAESVKERIHVPAIGKDIVLYRYGEGTRRVLLVHGWSGRGTQLVKIADAFRKNGFAVVSFDAPAHGRSPGHTTLMPEFIASIFEAEKQAGPFDVVVGHSLGGMSVLNALKDGLRVQKAAIVGSGDVIGDIFDGFIKRMELDPKISVEMKRYFERRYPGKTMEDYSSYLSAKEIKVPVLVVHDQDDHEVPVGCAYHIADHLPNGKLMITEGLGHRKILGDATVIESILNHTL from the coding sequence TCCTTGGCCAATCCGCGCAACGGTAAAATTTTTGGCATCGGTTTCTACTCCCCTCGCCACTTCCTTTTGTGCCCGGCTTTTCACCACGCCGCTGAAACACCGTCCGCCGAAACGCGAACTCGGAATGGAAGCGGAAAGCGTGAAAGAGCGGATACACGTGCCAGCCATCGGAAAAGACATCGTGCTGTATCGCTATGGCGAAGGCACACGCCGCGTATTATTGGTGCACGGCTGGTCAGGACGGGGTACCCAATTGGTGAAAATTGCTGATGCCTTCCGCAAAAACGGATTTGCCGTGGTGAGTTTCGATGCCCCTGCACACGGGCGTTCACCGGGCCATACGACGCTGATGCCTGAGTTCATCGCCTCGATCTTTGAAGCGGAAAAGCAGGCCGGACCGTTTGACGTGGTCGTCGGCCACTCGCTGGGCGGCATGTCGGTGCTGAACGCATTAAAAGACGGACTTCGCGTGCAAAAAGCCGCAATCGTAGGCAGTGGTGACGTGATCGGCGATATTTTTGATGGTTTCATTAAACGGATGGAACTTGACCCGAAGATCAGCGTGGAGATGAAGCGGTATTTCGAACGGCGGTATCCGGGTAAAACCATGGAGGACTATTCCTCGTATCTCTCGGCAAAGGAAATAAAGGTGCCCGTGCTGGTGGTGCACGACCAGGACGACCACGAAGTGCCGGTGGGCTGTGCGTATCATATCGCCGACCATCTGCCAAACGGAAAACTCATGATTACAGAGGGGCTTGGTCACCGAAAAATACTCGGCGACGCTACCGTAATCGAATCGATACTTAATCACACGCTATGA